A genomic window from Micromonospora ferruginea includes:
- a CDS encoding branched-chain amino acid ABC transporter permease, protein MTTTVNPPSPEQQEGIGVRLRQGREAIADRWHHAPRWVRWVLLAAVIVFFYALPNKEFYQYLGPIPTPGANFTQVLFTVSIYVLLAVGLNIVVGFAGLLDLGYFGFFAVGAYTVAVLTSPSSNIKTLWPWLLVVPIAIALTMVSGVMLGTPTLRLRGDYLALVTLGFAEMIRIAAVSSTFLKGQRGFSEIPHPPGKYADGRPFFGVLDARPYYWLVLTLIILVVIGVRNLTHSRVGRAWISIREDEDAAQLMGVPTFKFKLWAFASGAAIAGLAGALFAGKQNFVNSQNFELLNSIIILAAVIFGGSGNIVGAIVGGGLVAYMIERFRGIELFGIELYEYRFLFFGLVLVVMMIFRPQGLIPNRRRAAEFKDRRKEVIVGE, encoded by the coding sequence ATGACGACGACGGTAAATCCGCCGAGCCCGGAGCAGCAGGAGGGGATCGGGGTCCGGCTGCGGCAGGGCCGGGAGGCGATCGCGGACCGCTGGCACCACGCGCCGCGCTGGGTGCGCTGGGTGCTGCTGGCCGCGGTCATCGTGTTCTTCTACGCGCTGCCGAACAAGGAGTTCTACCAGTACCTCGGGCCGATCCCGACGCCCGGTGCGAACTTCACCCAGGTGCTCTTCACCGTCTCGATCTACGTGTTGCTGGCGGTCGGGCTGAACATCGTGGTCGGGTTCGCCGGCCTGCTCGACCTCGGTTACTTCGGCTTCTTCGCGGTCGGCGCCTACACCGTCGCGGTGCTCACGTCGCCGAGCAGCAACATCAAGACGCTGTGGCCGTGGCTGCTGGTGGTGCCGATCGCGATCGCGCTGACCATGGTCTCCGGCGTCATGCTGGGCACGCCGACGCTGCGCCTGCGCGGCGACTACCTGGCGCTGGTGACGCTCGGCTTCGCCGAGATGATCCGGATCGCGGCGGTCAGCTCCACGTTCCTCAAGGGGCAGCGGGGCTTCAGCGAGATCCCGCACCCGCCCGGCAAGTACGCCGACGGGCGGCCGTTCTTCGGTGTGCTCGACGCCCGCCCGTACTACTGGCTGGTGCTCACGCTGATCATCCTGGTGGTGATCGGGGTGCGGAACCTGACCCACAGCCGGGTCGGCCGGGCCTGGATCTCGATTCGGGAGGACGAGGACGCGGCCCAGTTGATGGGCGTGCCCACGTTCAAGTTCAAGCTGTGGGCGTTCGCCTCCGGCGCGGCGATCGCCGGCCTGGCCGGCGCGTTGTTCGCGGGTAAGCAGAACTTCGTCAACTCGCAGAACTTCGAGCTGCTCAACTCGATCATCATCCTGGCCGCGGTCATCTTCGGCGGCTCCGGCAACATCGTCGGCGCGATCGTCGGTGGCGGCCTGGTGGCGTACATGATCGAGCGGTTCCGCGGCATCGAGCTGTTCGGCATCGAGCTGTACGAGTACCGATTCCTCTTCTTCGGCCTGGTGCTCGTGGTCATGATGATCTTCCGGCCGCAGGGCCTGATCCCGAACCGGCGACGAGCGGCGGAGTTCAAGGACCGTCGCAAGGAGGTGATCGTCGGTGAGTGA
- a CDS encoding ABC transporter ATP-binding protein, which produces MSDTEQTPAVPAQAAAPAVETVDAREPLLEVDHVTLRFGGVVALNDVDFTLYKGEILGLIGPNGAGKTTCFNAMTGIYQPTEGQIRFRGEKISGKKRHQITRMGMARTFQNIRLFPEMTALENVQVGADAHHKTSVVSALLRLPRHWKEEREGREKAERLLEFVGIRKRMHEFARNLSYGEQRRLEIARALATDPVLLCLDEPAAGFNPAEKEELLQLIRQIRDQGVTVLLIEHDMRLVMGVTDRIVVLEFGKKIAEGLPAEVRDNPKVVAAYLGVPDDAA; this is translated from the coding sequence GTGAGTGACACCGAGCAGACCCCGGCCGTTCCGGCCCAGGCGGCGGCGCCCGCCGTCGAGACGGTGGACGCGCGCGAGCCGTTGCTGGAGGTGGACCACGTCACGCTGCGCTTCGGCGGCGTGGTCGCGCTCAACGACGTGGACTTCACCCTCTACAAGGGCGAGATCCTCGGGCTGATCGGGCCCAACGGCGCGGGCAAGACCACCTGCTTCAACGCGATGACCGGCATCTACCAGCCCACCGAGGGGCAGATCCGGTTCCGGGGCGAGAAGATCAGCGGCAAGAAGCGCCACCAGATCACCCGGATGGGCATGGCCCGCACGTTCCAGAACATCCGGCTCTTCCCGGAGATGACCGCGCTGGAGAACGTCCAGGTCGGCGCGGACGCGCACCACAAGACCAGCGTGGTCTCCGCGTTGCTGCGCCTGCCGCGGCACTGGAAGGAGGAGCGCGAGGGGCGGGAGAAGGCCGAGCGCCTGCTGGAGTTCGTCGGCATCCGCAAGCGGATGCACGAGTTCGCCCGCAACCTGTCCTACGGCGAGCAGCGGCGCCTGGAGATCGCCCGCGCGCTCGCCACCGACCCGGTGCTGCTCTGCCTGGACGAGCCGGCCGCCGGCTTCAACCCGGCGGAGAAGGAGGAGCTGCTCCAGCTCATCCGGCAGATCCGGGACCAGGGCGTGACCGTGCTGCTGATCGAGCACGACATGCGCCTGGTGATGGGCGTGACCGACCGGATCGTGGTCCTGGAGTTCGGAAAGAAGATCGCCGAGGGGCTGCCCGCCGAGGTGCGGGACAACCCGAAGGTGGTCGCGGCGTACCTGGGGGTGCCGGACGATGCTGCTTGA
- a CDS encoding ABC transporter ATP-binding protein: protein MLLEIEDVSLLYGRIQALHGISLTVDEGEIVALIGANGAGKSTTMRAISGIRPIATGSIRFAGEDISKLRADLRVRRGLCQAPEGRGIFPGMSVLENLDMGAYTRRDKAGIAQDLARVLDLFPRLAERRKQPGGTLSGGEQQMLAVGRALMSRPKLLLLDEPSMGLAPMLIQQIFTIITEINQQGTTVLLVEQNAQQALARAHRAYVLETGRIVKSGTGAELLHDPSVKEAYLGVA, encoded by the coding sequence ATGCTGCTTGAGATCGAGGACGTGAGCCTGCTCTACGGGCGGATCCAGGCGCTGCACGGCATCAGCCTGACCGTGGACGAGGGCGAGATCGTCGCGCTGATCGGCGCGAACGGCGCCGGCAAGTCCACCACCATGCGGGCGATCTCCGGCATCCGGCCGATCGCCACCGGCAGCATCAGGTTCGCCGGTGAGGACATCTCCAAGCTCCGGGCCGACCTGCGGGTCCGGCGCGGGCTGTGCCAGGCGCCTGAGGGCCGGGGCATCTTCCCCGGCATGTCGGTGCTGGAGAACCTCGACATGGGCGCGTACACCCGGCGGGACAAGGCCGGCATCGCGCAGGACCTGGCGCGGGTGCTGGACCTGTTCCCCCGGCTGGCCGAGCGGCGCAAGCAGCCCGGCGGCACCCTCTCCGGCGGCGAGCAGCAGATGCTCGCGGTCGGCCGGGCGCTGATGAGCCGGCCGAAGCTGCTGCTGCTCGACGAGCCGTCGATGGGCCTCGCGCCGATGCTGATCCAGCAGATCTTCACCATCATCACGGAGATCAACCAGCAGGGCACCACCGTCCTGCTGGTGGAGCAGAACGCCCAGCAGGCGCTGGCCCGCGCGCACCGGGCGTACGTGCTGGAGACCGGCCGGATCGTCAAGAGCGGCACCGGCGCGGAGCTGCTGCACGACCCCTCGGTCAAAGAGGCCTACCTCGGCGTGGCCTGA
- a CDS encoding ABC transporter substrate-binding protein, whose product MFHPNPGRRAALGVAGAAVLLLSLAACGEKENSSEPGAGPSVSASADSGLAAKVPDTIKADGVIKVGTDSTYAPAEFLDQDGKTVVGFDVELFNAVAQKLGLKAQYESAPFDSILPGIESGKYEVGVSSFTINADRLKTVNMVSYYSAGTQWATKAGNPGKVDPENACGKKIAVQVGTVQLDDITARSKKCTDAGKPAISIDQYQAQSDATAAIVSGKDDAMLADSPVGAYAVKQSNGQLEVLGDIYESAPYGYAVKKDQQAFAEVLKEAVQAVITEGSYKSALAKWGVEGGAITNAELNPSA is encoded by the coding sequence ATGTTCCACCCCAACCCCGGCCGGCGGGCGGCGCTCGGCGTCGCCGGCGCGGCAGTCCTCCTGCTCTCCCTCGCCGCCTGCGGCGAGAAGGAGAACTCGTCCGAGCCCGGCGCGGGTCCCTCGGTGTCCGCCTCGGCGGACTCGGGCCTGGCCGCCAAGGTGCCGGACACGATCAAGGCCGACGGCGTGATCAAGGTCGGCACCGACTCGACGTACGCTCCGGCCGAGTTCCTCGACCAGGACGGGAAGACCGTGGTCGGCTTCGACGTGGAGCTGTTCAACGCGGTGGCGCAGAAGCTCGGCCTCAAGGCCCAGTACGAGTCGGCGCCGTTCGACTCGATCCTGCCGGGCATCGAGTCCGGCAAGTACGAGGTCGGCGTCTCGTCGTTCACCATCAACGCCGACCGGCTGAAGACCGTCAACATGGTCAGCTACTACTCGGCCGGCACCCAGTGGGCGACCAAGGCCGGGAACCCCGGCAAGGTCGACCCCGAGAACGCCTGCGGCAAGAAGATCGCCGTGCAGGTCGGCACCGTGCAGCTCGACGACATCACCGCCCGGTCGAAGAAGTGCACCGACGCCGGCAAGCCGGCGATCAGCATCGACCAGTACCAGGCGCAGAGCGACGCCACGGCCGCCATCGTCAGCGGCAAGGACGACGCCATGCTCGCCGACTCGCCGGTCGGCGCGTACGCGGTCAAGCAGAGCAACGGCCAGTTGGAGGTGCTCGGCGACATCTACGAGTCGGCCCCCTACGGCTACGCGGTGAAGAAGGACCAGCAGGCCTTCGCCGAGGTGCTCAAGGAGGCCGTGCAGGCGGTGATCACCGAGGGCAGCTACAAGTCGGCGCTCGCCAAGTGGGGCGTCGAGGGCGGCGCGATCACCAACGCCGAGCTGAACCCGTCGGCCTGA
- a CDS encoding amino acid ABC transporter permease → MSVDTDTPERARPEPIKAVPVRHPGRWVGVAVIAVLTAMFVHMLVTNDAFKWSFMVDEMFRPPIMEGLRGTILLLVTSMVIGIGLGIVIAIMRLSPNPVLRGVSWVYTWFFRAVPRLVLAILFGNLGILWSRLEFGLPFDRQIGALFGLHDFEARLFGFTAVDILTGFVAGMLALGLSEAAYMAEIVRAGIQSVDEGQTEAAQALGLSRGQILRRVVLPQAMRVIIPPTGNETVAMLKDTSLVAFVPVSMELFFQLKAVGSRTFQPFPMYVAATLWYLLLTSVLLVGQYYLERHYSKGFGRSARARQRLRGLAAESGGTTSGTAAP, encoded by the coding sequence ATGTCGGTCGACACTGACACACCCGAACGGGCACGGCCGGAACCGATCAAGGCCGTGCCCGTGCGGCACCCCGGACGCTGGGTCGGCGTGGCGGTGATCGCGGTGCTGACCGCGATGTTCGTGCACATGCTGGTCACGAACGATGCGTTCAAGTGGTCGTTCATGGTGGACGAGATGTTCCGCCCACCGATCATGGAAGGGCTCCGGGGCACCATCCTGCTGCTGGTGACCTCGATGGTGATCGGCATCGGGCTGGGCATCGTCATCGCGATCATGCGGCTGTCGCCGAACCCGGTGCTCCGCGGCGTCTCCTGGGTCTACACCTGGTTCTTCCGCGCGGTGCCCCGGCTGGTGCTGGCGATCCTCTTCGGCAACCTCGGCATCCTCTGGTCACGCCTGGAGTTCGGCCTGCCCTTCGACCGGCAGATCGGTGCGCTGTTCGGGCTGCACGACTTCGAGGCGCGCCTGTTCGGCTTCACCGCGGTGGACATCCTCACCGGCTTCGTCGCCGGCATGCTGGCGCTGGGCCTGTCCGAGGCCGCCTACATGGCGGAGATCGTGCGCGCCGGCATCCAGTCGGTGGACGAGGGGCAGACCGAGGCGGCCCAGGCGCTCGGCCTGAGCCGGGGGCAGATCCTGCGGCGCGTCGTGTTGCCGCAGGCCATGCGGGTGATCATCCCGCCGACCGGCAACGAGACCGTGGCGATGCTCAAGGACACCTCGCTGGTGGCCTTCGTGCCGGTGTCCATGGAGCTGTTCTTCCAGCTCAAAGCGGTCGGTAGTCGGACGTTCCAACCGTTCCCGATGTACGTCGCCGCCACGCTCTGGTATCTGCTGCTGACCAGCGTGCTGCTGGTCGGGCAGTACTACCTGGAGCGGCACTACTCGAAGGGCTTCGGGCGCAGTGCCCGGGCCCGCCAGCGGCTGCGGGGCCTGGCCGCCGAGAGCGGCGGCACGACGAGCGGGACGGCGGCACCATGA
- a CDS encoding amino acid ABC transporter ATP-binding protein, with amino-acid sequence MVRAEQVHKSFGPLEVLKGIDLEVRSGEVCCLLGPSGSGKSTFLRCINHLEKIDAGRIWVDGDLIGYRERGGKLHEMRDKEVAAQRRAIGMVFQRFNLFPHMTVLGNVTEAPVLLRQSKKAQARERAAELLERVGLGDKLGAYPGQLSGGQQQRVAIARALAMQPKLMLFDEPTSALDPELVGEVLDTMKDLARDGMTMIVVTHEIGFAREVGDHLVFMDGGVVVEQGDPREVIAAPKHDRTKAFLAKVL; translated from the coding sequence ATGGTGCGGGCCGAGCAGGTGCACAAGTCGTTCGGGCCGCTGGAGGTGCTCAAGGGCATCGACCTGGAGGTCCGCTCCGGCGAGGTGTGCTGTCTGCTCGGGCCGTCGGGCTCCGGCAAGTCGACGTTCCTGCGCTGCATCAACCACCTGGAGAAGATCGACGCCGGCCGGATCTGGGTCGACGGCGACCTGATCGGCTACCGGGAGCGCGGCGGGAAGCTGCACGAGATGCGGGACAAGGAGGTGGCCGCGCAGCGCCGGGCGATCGGCATGGTGTTCCAGCGGTTCAACCTGTTCCCGCACATGACCGTGCTGGGCAACGTCACCGAGGCGCCGGTGCTGCTGCGCCAGTCGAAGAAGGCGCAGGCCCGGGAGCGGGCCGCGGAGCTGCTGGAGCGGGTGGGGCTGGGCGACAAGCTCGGCGCGTACCCGGGTCAGCTCTCCGGCGGCCAGCAGCAGCGGGTGGCGATCGCCCGGGCGCTGGCCATGCAGCCGAAGCTGATGCTCTTCGACGAGCCGACCAGCGCGCTCGACCCGGAGCTGGTGGGCGAGGTGCTGGACACGATGAAGGACCTGGCCCGCGACGGCATGACGATGATCGTGGTGACCCACGAGATCGGCTTCGCCCGGGAGGTCGGCGACCACCTGGTCTTCATGGACGGTGGGGTGGTGGTCGAGCAGGGCGACCCGCGCGAGGTGATCGCGGCGCCGAAGCACGACCGGACGAAGGCGTTCCTGGCCAAGGTGCTCTGA
- the polA gene encoding DNA polymerase I, giving the protein MTATTPRLLLVDGHSLAYRAFFALPVENFSTTTGQPTNAVYGFTSMLINVLRDEQPTHIVVAFDVSRRSFRTEKYSEYKAGRSETPTDFKGQVSLVKEVLAALRVPVVEKEGYEADDVIATLACQARDQGMDVLITSGDRDAFQLVGDRVTVLYPRKGVSDLARMDPAAVEAKYGVTPDRYRDLAALVGETSDNLPGVPGVGPKTAAKWINLYDGVEGVVARADEIKGKAGDSLRERLADVIRNYEINCLVTDLELPVRPEDARWQGWDREAVHQVFDTLQFRILRDRLYQYLEAVEPEAEAGFELAGEVLTEPGALAGWLDTHAPAGAPVGLAATLDTGPNRRHTATVTGMALATAAGAAAWFDPARLEAGDEAALAGWLADAARPKVLHDSKPAVLAFAAHGWDLQGIARDTQIAAYLARPDQRSYDLTDLALRYLHRELRVDAPETGQLTLDGFGDEGAAEQNLMLQARATLDLADAIDAELSRDGEQSTRLMAEVELPLMRVLAAMERTGIAADTDYLSELEAHFAAEVKAAAQSAYEVVGREFNLGSPKQLQEILFTELALPKTKRIKTGYTTDADALQWLYAQTEHPLLHHLLRHRDVAKLKSTVDGLLKSVSDDGRIHTTFNQTVAATGRLSSTEPNLQNIPIRTEEGRRIRRAFVVGEGYECLLTADYSQIEMRIMAHLSTDEALIEAFNSGHDFHAATASSVFTVEVADVTADQRRKIKAMNYGLAYGLSAFGLSQQLGISAEEARGLMENYFAGFGGVRDYLHEVVARARQDGYTSTILGRRRYLPDLVSDNRQRREMAERMALNAPIQGSAADIIKVAMLRVDAALRDADLRSRMLLQVHDELVFEVAPGEREALEALVRAEMGAAHPLSVPMEVSVGEGRDWNSADH; this is encoded by the coding sequence GTGACAGCTACGACGCCGCGCCTGCTCCTCGTCGACGGACACTCCCTGGCATACCGGGCCTTCTTCGCCCTGCCGGTGGAAAACTTCTCCACCACCACGGGGCAGCCGACCAACGCCGTCTACGGCTTCACCTCGATGCTGATCAACGTGCTCCGCGACGAGCAGCCGACGCACATCGTGGTCGCGTTCGACGTCTCCCGCCGCTCCTTCCGCACCGAGAAATACTCCGAGTACAAGGCCGGCCGCAGCGAGACCCCGACCGACTTCAAGGGCCAGGTGAGCCTGGTCAAGGAGGTCCTCGCGGCGCTGCGGGTGCCGGTGGTGGAGAAGGAGGGCTACGAGGCCGACGACGTCATCGCCACGCTCGCCTGCCAGGCCCGTGACCAGGGCATGGACGTGTTGATCACCTCCGGTGACCGGGACGCGTTCCAGCTCGTCGGCGATCGGGTCACCGTGCTCTACCCGCGCAAGGGCGTCTCCGACCTGGCCCGGATGGACCCGGCCGCGGTCGAGGCGAAGTACGGCGTCACCCCCGATCGCTACCGCGACCTGGCCGCCCTGGTCGGCGAGACCAGCGACAACCTGCCCGGCGTCCCGGGTGTCGGCCCGAAGACCGCAGCCAAGTGGATCAACCTCTACGACGGGGTCGAGGGCGTGGTGGCCCGCGCCGACGAGATCAAGGGCAAGGCCGGCGACAGCCTGCGCGAGCGGCTGGCCGACGTGATCCGCAACTACGAGATCAACTGCCTGGTCACCGACCTGGAGCTGCCGGTGCGTCCCGAGGACGCCCGCTGGCAGGGCTGGGACCGGGAGGCCGTGCACCAGGTCTTCGACACGCTCCAGTTCCGCATCCTGCGCGACCGGCTCTACCAATACCTGGAGGCCGTCGAGCCGGAGGCCGAGGCCGGCTTCGAGCTGGCCGGCGAGGTGCTGACCGAGCCGGGCGCGCTCGCCGGCTGGCTGGACACGCACGCCCCGGCGGGCGCGCCGGTCGGCCTGGCCGCCACGCTCGACACCGGCCCCAACCGGCGGCACACCGCGACCGTCACCGGGATGGCACTGGCCACCGCCGCCGGCGCGGCCGCCTGGTTCGACCCGGCCCGCCTGGAGGCCGGCGACGAGGCCGCCCTGGCCGGCTGGCTGGCCGACGCCGCGCGGCCCAAGGTGCTGCACGACAGCAAGCCGGCGGTGCTGGCGTTCGCCGCGCACGGCTGGGATCTGCAGGGCATCGCCCGCGACACCCAGATCGCCGCCTACCTGGCCCGCCCCGACCAGCGCTCCTACGACCTCACCGACCTGGCCCTGCGTTACCTGCACCGGGAGTTGCGCGTCGACGCCCCGGAGACCGGCCAGCTCACCCTGGACGGGTTCGGCGACGAGGGCGCCGCCGAGCAGAACCTGATGCTCCAGGCCCGGGCCACGCTCGACCTGGCCGACGCGATCGACGCCGAGCTGTCCCGCGACGGCGAGCAGTCCACCCGTCTGATGGCCGAGGTGGAGCTGCCGCTGATGCGGGTGCTCGCCGCCATGGAACGCACCGGCATCGCCGCCGACACCGACTACCTCTCCGAGTTGGAGGCGCACTTCGCCGCCGAGGTGAAGGCCGCCGCGCAGAGCGCCTACGAGGTGGTCGGCCGGGAGTTCAACCTGGGCTCGCCCAAGCAGTTGCAGGAGATCCTCTTCACCGAGCTGGCGCTGCCCAAGACCAAGCGGATCAAGACCGGCTACACCACCGACGCCGACGCCCTGCAGTGGCTCTACGCGCAGACCGAGCACCCGCTGCTGCACCACCTGCTGCGCCACCGCGACGTGGCCAAGCTCAAGTCGACGGTCGACGGGCTGCTCAAGTCGGTCTCCGACGACGGCCGGATCCACACCACGTTCAACCAGACCGTGGCCGCGACCGGGCGACTCTCGTCCACCGAGCCCAACCTGCAGAACATCCCGATCCGCACCGAGGAGGGGCGGCGGATCCGGCGCGCGTTCGTCGTCGGCGAGGGCTACGAGTGCCTGCTCACCGCCGACTACAGCCAGATCGAGATGCGGATCATGGCGCACCTGTCGACGGACGAGGCGCTGATCGAGGCGTTCAACTCCGGGCACGACTTCCACGCCGCGACCGCCTCCTCGGTCTTCACCGTCGAGGTCGCCGACGTCACCGCCGACCAGCGCCGCAAGATCAAGGCGATGAACTACGGCCTGGCGTACGGGCTGAGCGCGTTCGGCCTGTCCCAGCAGCTCGGCATCAGCGCCGAGGAGGCGCGCGGGCTGATGGAGAACTACTTCGCCGGCTTCGGCGGGGTCCGTGACTACCTCCACGAGGTGGTGGCCCGGGCCCGCCAGGACGGCTACACCTCCACCATCCTGGGCCGCCGCCGCTACCTGCCCGACCTGGTCAGCGACAACCGGCAGCGCCGGGAGATGGCCGAGCGGATGGCGCTCAACGCGCCGATCCAGGGCTCGGCGGCCGACATCATCAAGGTCGCCATGCTGCGCGTCGACGCCGCGCTGCGCGACGCCGACCTGCGCTCCCGGATGCTGTTGCAGGTGCACGACGAGCTGGTCTTCGAGGTCGCGCCGGGTGAGCGGGAGGCGTTGGAGGCGCTGGTGCGCGCGGAGATGGGCGCGGCCCACCCGCTGTCGGTGCCGATGGAGGTGTCGGTGGGCGAGGGCCGCGACTGGAACAGCGCCGACCACTGA
- a CDS encoding DUF3140 domain-containing protein — MSRSEDPQQTYREFTDAVNMKPAELTRWLETDESKHVGWHKPGTKGGESVGHDSGRKIVDLLRRKRDQLTAADYKHMRKVIGYVHRHLAQRPSGDVRDTKWRWSLMNWGHDPLKS, encoded by the coding sequence ATGAGTCGCAGTGAGGACCCGCAGCAGACGTACCGGGAGTTCACCGACGCGGTGAACATGAAGCCCGCCGAACTGACCCGCTGGCTGGAGACCGACGAGTCCAAGCACGTCGGCTGGCACAAGCCGGGCACCAAGGGCGGCGAGTCGGTCGGGCACGACTCCGGCCGCAAGATCGTGGACCTGCTGCGTCGCAAGCGTGACCAGCTCACCGCCGCCGACTACAAGCACATGCGCAAGGTGATCGGGTACGTGCACCGGCACCTCGCCCAGCGCCCGTCCGGCGACGTCCGCGACACGAAGTGGCGCTGGTCGCTGATGAACTGGGGCCACGACCCGCTCAAGAGCTGA
- a CDS encoding DUF2945 domain-containing protein, with protein MAEKEFRAGDHVSWASHSGRAYGVVKEKLTERTHVRGHPVNASAEQPQYRITNDDSGRDVAHRPEVLRDESQ; from the coding sequence ATGGCCGAGAAGGAGTTCCGCGCCGGCGACCACGTCTCCTGGGCCAGCCACAGCGGTCGGGCGTACGGCGTGGTCAAGGAGAAGCTGACCGAGCGCACCCACGTCCGCGGGCACCCGGTGAACGCCTCCGCGGAGCAGCCGCAGTACCGGATCACCAACGACGACTCCGGCCGCGACGTCGCCCACCGACCGGAGGTGCTACGCGATGAGTCGCAGTGA
- a CDS encoding class I SAM-dependent methyltransferase, with the protein MDDDRVTRRRVGAAEIRRANRGWWDTDADAYQAEHGTFLGDVDFVWCPEGLREADARLLGDVTGRRILELGAGAAAAARWLAGQGARPVALDLSAGMLRHAAEAADRTGVRVPLVQADALALPFADAAFDTVCTAFGAIPFVDDSAAAMREVARVLRPGGRWVFSVTHPMRWIFLDDPGEGGLTAVHSYFDRSPYVEQDAHGVATYVEQHRTLGDRIRELVGAGFRLLDLVEPEWPAGHEGIWGQWSPLRGRLFPGTAIFVSEKPAG; encoded by the coding sequence GTGGACGACGACAGGGTGACCCGCCGGCGGGTCGGCGCCGCCGAGATCCGCCGCGCCAACCGCGGCTGGTGGGACACCGACGCCGACGCCTACCAGGCCGAGCACGGCACGTTCCTCGGCGACGTCGACTTCGTGTGGTGCCCGGAGGGGCTGCGCGAGGCCGACGCCCGGCTGCTCGGCGACGTCACCGGCCGGCGGATCCTCGAACTCGGCGCCGGCGCCGCCGCCGCCGCCCGCTGGCTCGCCGGCCAGGGCGCCCGGCCGGTCGCCCTGGACCTGTCCGCCGGCATGCTGCGGCACGCCGCCGAGGCCGCCGACCGGACCGGGGTACGCGTGCCGCTGGTCCAGGCCGACGCGCTGGCCCTGCCGTTCGCCGACGCCGCCTTCGACACGGTGTGCACCGCGTTCGGCGCGATCCCGTTCGTGGACGACTCGGCGGCGGCGATGCGCGAGGTGGCGCGGGTGCTGCGCCCCGGCGGCCGGTGGGTCTTCTCGGTCACCCACCCGATGCGCTGGATCTTCCTCGACGACCCCGGCGAGGGTGGGCTGACCGCCGTGCACTCGTACTTCGACCGCTCCCCCTACGTCGAGCAGGACGCGCACGGCGTGGCCACCTACGTGGAGCAGCACCGCACCCTCGGCGACCGGATCCGCGAGCTGGTCGGCGCCGGCTTCCGCCTGCTCGACCTGGTGGAGCCGGAGTGGCCGGCCGGGCACGAGGGGATCTGGGGCCAGTGGAGCCCGCTGCGCGGCCGACTCTTCCCCGGCACCGCCATCTTCGTCTCGGAGAAGCCGGCCGGCTGA